The Rhodopseudomonas palustris genome window below encodes:
- the lptE gene encoding LPS assembly lipoprotein LptE, producing MSSAKPAELKKFVVRLALAVALAAPVAGCFQPMYADRGDGSPTLRDKLNAIEVPPLDIPNGSRNSRLGVELRNKLMFKLYGSATGAPPLYTLKISISTSRSSLIVDPSTQLPTIENYAIDASYQLKDIATGKTVMSGNTFSRVEYDVPGQSQRFARTRAGRDAEDRAVQEIAENINTRLASFFYAGM from the coding sequence ATGTCGTCGGCTAAGCCCGCGGAGCTCAAGAAGTTCGTCGTCCGGTTGGCGCTGGCGGTTGCGCTGGCCGCCCCGGTCGCCGGCTGCTTCCAACCGATGTACGCCGATCGCGGCGACGGTTCGCCGACGCTACGCGATAAGTTGAACGCCATCGAAGTCCCGCCGCTCGATATTCCGAACGGGTCGCGCAACTCCCGCCTCGGCGTCGAGCTGCGCAATAAGCTGATGTTCAAGCTGTACGGCAGCGCCACCGGCGCGCCGCCGCTGTACACGCTGAAGATCTCGATCTCGACTTCGCGGTCGTCGCTGATCGTCGATCCCAGCACGCAGCTGCCGACGATCGAAAACTACGCGATCGATGCCAGCTATCAGCTCAAGGACATCGCCACCGGCAAAACGGTGATGAGCGGCAACACCTTCTCGCGCGTCGAATACGACGTGCCCGGCCAGTCGCAGCGCTTCGCCCGCACCCGCGCCGGCCGCGATGCGGAAGATCGCGCCGTGCAGGAGATCGCCGAGAACATCAACACTCGGCTCGCCTCGTTCTTCTACGCCGGGATGTGA